A stretch of DNA from Nonlabens ponticola:
TCAAAGGTGAGTTTACCAACTGGTCACTTCAAGATCTCAAGGAAGAAGATGGCGAGCGTTATTATCTGGCTACCATTCCTAAAGGTAATTTTCAGTATCTGTTTGTTGAAAATGGAGTTGAAGAGCAATTAGATCCCAACGATCTTGACGTCGTGAGCAACGGCATGGGCGGCTATAACAGATTGCTTAGAAATACACCTAGCAAAAAAGCACCACGTCTCAGCTTGGGTCAAATCACTGAGGACGGTTTTACATTCAAGGCCAATGAAAAACTCGATCAGCTGTATGTTCTGTATGCCAATCAGAAGATAGAAGTACAGCAAGACAGTTTGAGTTATAAAGTTGATCTGCCTAAAGTTGATTTTACCAACCGTAATAATAAGACGCAGCTAGTGCGTGTCTATGGTGGTAATCTATCAGGGATTGCAAACGACTTGTTGATTCCCGTACAGGATGGAAAAGTCGTTACGGATCCAGATCAATTATCACGTACAGATCATCATGCTCAAGTGCTATATTTCATGATGGTAGATCGTTTCTTGGACGGCGATCCATCAAACTCAAGCAAGGTGGATGATCCTGAGGTCTTGCCACAAGCCAATTACATGGGTGGCGATCTTGCTGGCGTACTGCAAAAAATTAATGACGGCTATTTTGAAGAATTGGGTATCAATACCATCTGGTTATCGCCCATCACTCAAAACCCTGAAGGAGCCTACGGTCTTTGGCCAGAACCTCGTACAAAATTCAGCGGTTATCATGGTTACTGGCCTGTTTCAAATACCAAGATTGACGACCGATTTGGCGATCGACAGCTTATGCAGAACATCATCGCCGCGGCACACGAGCGAGACATCAATGTCATCTTAGATTATGTCGCAAACCATGTGCATGAAGAGCATCCAGTATATCAAAACAACCCAGATTGGGCTACAGATTTGTACTTGCCAGACGGCTCGCTAAATACAGAGCGTTGGGACGATCATCGCTTGACCACCTGGTTTGACACGTTCATGCCCACGCTGGATTTCTCAAAGCCAGAGGTAGTTGAAAAAATGACTGATTCTGCACTTTACTGGATGACAGAGTATGATCTGGACGGTTTCCGTCATGATGCGACAAAGCATGTTCCTGAGGTTTACTGGAAAACGCTCACGAGAAAAATACGCCAGAATACTGATCGACCTTTCTACCAGATTGGCGAGACTTACGGCTCGTACGACCTCATACGCAGCTACCTGAGTACTGGGATGCTAGATGCTCAGTTTGATTTTAATATGTATGATAGTGGTGTTTCCGCTTTCGCGAAAGCGGACAAATCATACAGCAATCTAACACAAACACTAGCCAAAGGACTGGATTACTACGGTCATCACCACTTGATGGGCAACATATCAGGAAACCAAGATCGTGCGAGATTCATAAGCTATGCCAGCGGCGACGTGTCATTTGATGAAGATGCCAAAGCAGCTGGGTGGACTAGAGATGTCATGATGAGCGACTCTACTGCTTATGATCGATTGGGAATGTTGCACGCTTTCAACATGACGATTCCTGGCGTTCCCGTGATTTATTATGGTGATGAGTATGGCAGCATAGGAGCAAACGATCCTGACAACAGGCGCATGATGAAGTTTGATGATTTGAGTGAGCGCGAGCTTAAGTTGAAAGAACTCACAAAGCAATTGGTTGACTTGCGTCGCAATTCCATTTCCTTGATCTATGGCACCACAGAAATTGTGAGTGAAAGCAATGGTATGCTTTTCTTAAGAAGGACTTATTTTGACGAGGTCACCATGATCTTTTTCAATGAAAATCCTATATCTTTTAATGTAGTGAAAAAGCCAGGCGATGATGTTGCCGTAAAAACAGTAAATGCCATTGAGAGCAAAACGCACTACCAAGTACCAGCAAAGAATTTTGCCATGGTCCAATTGAAAAACAAAAAATAATATTCAATCCAGTAGGATTGCCAACCATCTTAAATTTTAAATTATGAAAAAATGTATTTGGTCTTTATTTGTGCTAGCGATGCTGGTGGCATGTAAAGAAGAAAAACCAGTAACAGAAGAAACACCAGAGCAACAAAAGGAACTGGCCGCAACTCAAGAAGATTTGCATGCTGATATGGAAAATGCCATTATCTATGAGGCAAATATACGTCAGTACTCACCAGAAGGTACTTTTGCAGAATTCACAAAGGACATTCCGCAACTTAAGGAGCTGGGTGTTGAGGTGATCTGGTTGATGCCAATTTTTCCAATATCAGAAAAGAATAGAAAGGCAGAAGGAAACTTGTTGGTAGAAGATATCAAAGATCCAGAAGAGCGTAAAAAATACTTAGGTAGTTATTATGCCGTGGCTGATTATGAAAAGATCAATCCGGATCTAGGAACTGATGAGGATTTGCAACAGCTTATTGATACTGCTCATGAGAATGGTATGTATGTGATCCTGGATTGGGTGGCAAACCATACTGGTTGGGATAACTGGTGGATCAATGAACATCCAGAATACTATACCAAAAATGATGCTGGCGAGGTGATACATCCAGCAGGCACTGATTGGACGGATACGGCTGATTTGAATTATGAGAACCAAGAATTGAGAACAGCCATGAGCAACGCCATGAAATATTGGGTATCTAAATTTAATATTGACGGCTACCGCTGTGATGTGGCAAACATGGTTCCTACCGACTTTTGGAATAAAAATAATGCCGAGCTGAGAGAAATGAAACCAGTCTTCATGCTAGCAGAAAGCAACCAAGCTGATCTATTTGAAGAAGCATTTGATATGGGCTATAATTGGGGCTTGCATCACATCATGAACGATTTAGCTCAAGGTGAGACTGATGTTAATGAATTAGATGAATACATGATGGCTATGGATACTACATACCAGAAAGATGACTACTTCATGAATTTCGTCACCAACCACGATGAGAACTCGTGGAATGGTAGCGTCAAAGAGCGCATGGGTAATGCCAGCGAGGCAATGCTAGCTATGTCTTATGCTGTTCCAGGAATGCCTTTGATCTATTCAGGTCAGGAATATGGTATGGACAAGCGCTTGAAGTTTTTTGAAAAAGACTCTATTCCTAAGCAAAAGGGAAAGGTTTGGGAAAGTATGAAAAAACTAACTGAATTAAAGTCGAATAATCCAGCCTTACACGGTGGTAGAAATGCTGCAGATTATCAGCGACTAGAAACCAACGATGATGATAATATCTATGCCTTCCAGCGATCTAAAGATGGTAATAAAATCATGTATGTCGCTAACCTTTCAGAAGAGCCTGTCTCTGTTGGACTAATGTCTGTGTCAGGAGAGTTTGTCAATGTGATGACCGATCAGCCGGTAACGTTGAAAGAAAATCAAAAGGTCACTCTGGCACCATTTGAGTTCCTGTTGCTACAACCTAAATAATTGAAAAGTGTTAATGATAGAAAAGCCGCTATTGTTGAATAGCGGCTTTTTTATTAAGATTCCTGATTTCCTTGAGCTTGATACTTCATGATAGAAACTCCAGCAAAAAAGAAAATTACTCCTAGAATAATACACGGCCAGGTGCCGCTACCCATTTCCATAGTTCCAAATGCGCCCAGCACTCCTAATACAAGCGCTATAGCACCACCTACGGTCATAATACCTCCTAATATCTTTGTCATAATATGTGTTTTGGTTATACCAAATCTAAAAGAATCCTGCAGGATAAGTGTTTGTTTAACTTGTATTTAAATGATGGGAGCAGTTTAATTCCCATGATCATCAATTTAAATAATGCCCTGTTGATTTGATTGAGAGGTGGCTATCGTATTTTGCTCACTTAAAATCAAAATGATGCAAAAGACTTATTACGATCCCAAAGACCTTAAGAAATTTGGCAAAATCACAGAATGGAGCGAAGAATTAGGAACAAAGTTCTTTGACTACTATGGTAAAGTATTTGAAGAAGGTGCGCTCACAGCCCGTGAGAAATCATTGATCGCATTAGCAGTGTCACACACGGTTCACTGTCCGTACTGTATCGATGCCTACACTAGTGATGGATTAAAAAGAGGTATCACCAAGGAAGAAATGATGGAAGCCGTGCACGTCGCAGGAGCCATACAAGGTGGTGCCACACTAGTTCATGGCGTTCAAATGATGAACAAAGTCAATAAGCTTGAGATGTGAGCAATTTGTTAGCGTTGTAAACAACGCTTTACAAATGCTCATCCCAAAAAGTCGCGCAACGACTTATTTGGGATCTAGATTTTATTACCGCAGTAATCTGTATGAAGTAGCGAGCTAGAACCTACCACAGACTTCTGCCTAAGCAGAAACGTAGAAGTTGCTATCCCAGAAAATCGCGAGAGCGATTTATCTGGGATCTACCTAGTCGCTATCCCAAAAATCTGTAAAATGTACTGAGCTACAACCTACCACAAACCTCTGCCTAAGCAGAAACGTAGAACTGCTATCCTGGAAAATTGCGAGAGCGACTTGCCTAAGATTTAAAATACTGATTTCTATCACCATAGATAAGAGTGATCACGTTGTGAAACTTTTGTTAACTATTTATCGTAAATATGCATTACGATTGGCGTGCTCATAAAGGATGAGCCGTCATTTATTAAACCGAGAAATGCCTGTATGAGTGTTGCTGTGAATACCAAGAAGAGTCTCAAAAAAAGAGATTCTGACCTAGCTAATATTAACAAACAAATGGAGATCCTTAACGGTGAACCATTTTCAGATGGCGAGTTGCCGTCTTTTGCCATGAAGATCAAGGAGACTAATCAGTTTCCGCTCAGGCCTAAAAAACTCGAGATACTGCAGGTCAATGTAGGTTATATGTGTAATCAGGTTTGCGCGCACTGTCATGTGGATGCTGGACCTGACCGCAAAGAGATCATGACGCGCGACACCATGCAGCAAATTCTGGACGTGATCAAAACTACCGAGGCACACACGCTTGACCTGACAGGTGGCGCACCAGAGATGAATCCTGATTTCCGATGGTTTGTAGAAGAAGCTGCCAAAGCTGGTATCCAAGACTTCATCGTGCGATCCAACTTGACGATCATACGCGCCAATCCTAAATATTACGATCTGCCTGATTTTTTCAAGAAGCACAATATCCACGTGGTATCATCCATGCCACACTGGACTAAGGGTAAGACTGACAAACAACGCGGCGATGGTGTTTTTGACAAGTCCATCAAGGCACTTCAAGAATTGAACGATCGCGGTTACGGTATGCCTGACAGCGATCTACGTTTAGATCTAGTTTATAATCCTAGTGGTGCTTACCTGCCAGGCGATCAGGCCAGTATGGAAAAGGAAATGAAAGCTGCTTTGTTAGAAGATTTCGGCATCCAGTTTCACAATCTATTTGCTATCACCAATCTGCCTATTGCTAGATTTTTGGATTATCTAGTGGCTAGCGAAAACTATGAAGATTATATGTATGCGCTTGTAGAGGCCTACAATCCTGCTGCGGTTGCTAACGTGATGTGTACCAATACCATTTCCATTTCCTGGGATGGCTGGTTGTACGACTGCGACTTTAACCAGATGTTGGATTTAAAAGTTGATAACAAGATCCAGCACATCAGCGATTACAACGAGGATTTATTGAATGATCGTAAGATCCAGATATCTCAACACTGCTATGGTTGTACCGCTGGTGCAGGTAGTAGTTGTCAAGGTGTCGTTGCAGAGTAAATAAGAAATTATGGATTACGCTTTCGCGGAAGCGGACTTGAAACCAATTATATAACAAGTAACCATCAACAACCAACCATCAAATACAGCCATACTAGTCTTCGCGCAAACCGCGCAGGCTGATGCTGTGCATAAATCTATCGCATATCATCAAAAGTTGATGGCAGAATTGAATGGTCATGTCCTCAAGACTGTCCGAAAGAGCGGTCTGGACTATTTTCATATCACCGAAAGCGATCAACATGGAGACAGTTTTGGCGCTCGATTTTCAAATGCTATTCAGAGCGTTTTTGAAAAAGGGTATGAGCAAGTCATTTGTGTTGGTAACGATACGCCACAATTAACAACGCTACACATATTTACCGCAGTTGATTCTTTAGCTACAGGTCATGCAGTTAATGGTCCGTCGATCGATGGTGGTTATTATCTCATGGGAATTCATGCTCATGAATTCGACGCTGGTTCTTTTGAGAGCTTGCCATGGCAAACTGAAAATCTTGCTACCGCTTATCGAGAGCTTCAAGAAGATATAGGTATCATCTCTGACAATCTAGAACCGTTGATGGATCTCGATTCTGCAAGCGATTTGTATCAGTTTGTAAAAGGGAAAGATTCACGTAAATGTCTGATCAATATCATCAAGCATATTTTTGATGAGAATTCACAGGTGTATGCAACGCAATCAGATCGTATATATCAAATCGTTTTCTCAAGTCCTTTAAACAAAGGATCGCCTACTGCGCTAGCAGCATAGAAATCTGGCTTATTCTAGCCAACCCATTTTATCAATCTTATTAATTTTTCATGAAGAGAATTTCTCTACTCATGCTTCTCTTGTGCTGTGTCACAGGTTGGGCACAAATTACCATTACTGGAACAGTCAAGGACGCTGGCGGCGAGTCCATACCTTTTGTCAATATTGTCGAGCGCGGCACTAGTAACGGAACTACATCATCCATAGATGGAACCTACTCGATCACTGTTCAACAAAATGCGGTATTGTCATTTTCATATATAGGTTACCAACCGCAAAATTTATCCGTAGGAAGTGATAGTCGCGTACTGGATGTCACATTGCTAGAAGGTGATTCTTTGAACGAAGTCGTAGTAACAGCTTTAGGAGTCAAGCGTCAAGAACGCGAGTTAGGCTATGCCGTTCAAACGCTGGAAGAGCAAGATATTCAAGAAGTAAAAGCGGTCAACCTTATCGATAACATCGCTGGTAAAGTGGCTGGTGTGACGGTCACGCCAGGTGCAACAGGCGTTGGTTCTTCTTCTAAAATCACCATACGCGGTGAGGCCAGTTTTTCAAATAATAATCCGCTGTTTATTGTGGATGGGACGCCAGTAAATAACAACACAGTATTCAATTTTACTAATGAAGCCGCAGCAGGTTTCCAGGAAGTAGATTTTGGGAATGGTGCAGGCGAGATCAATCAAGATGACATAGCCAGTATTTCAGTGCTTAAAGGTCCAGCCGCAGCAGCCCTTTATGGTACAAGAGCAGCTAATGGCGCAGTGATCATAGAAACCAAAAGTGGTGGCAGGCAACCTGGATTGGGTATTTCATACAACACCAGCTTTTTTGTGGATACGGCTTTCAAATTACCAGAATTCCAAAACGAATACGGTCAAGGAAACAGTGGCCAGTTTGAATATGTCGATGGTCTTGGCGGTGGTATCAACGACAATATTTCCTATTCTTGGGGTCCGCGGTTGGATCAAGGATTGCTCATCCCGCAATTTGATAGTCCTGTGACCTTGCCAGATGGTACGGTCGTGCGCGGTGGCGATACCTCACTTTATAGTGGCTTGCCTATCACGGCGACACCTTTTGTGAGTAATCCAGATAATCTCAAGAACTTCTATGAGACTGGTTACACGGCAATCAATAATATCGCTGTGAGCAATGGTTTTAACGGTGGCGACTATCGTTTAAGCTTTACAGATTTACGCAGCGAAAGCATCATTCCTGGTGTGAATCTGGATCGACAGACTATTTCAACAAAACTGAACTTTACACCCAATACTAAGACGCGCATCAACGCCAGTATCAACTATGTCAACAGCGGCTCAGACAATAGGCC
This window harbors:
- the arsS gene encoding arsenosugar biosynthesis radical SAM (seleno)protein ArsS (Some members of this family are selenoproteins.): MSVAVNTKKSLKKRDSDLANINKQMEILNGEPFSDGELPSFAMKIKETNQFPLRPKKLEILQVNVGYMCNQVCAHCHVDAGPDRKEIMTRDTMQQILDVIKTTEAHTLDLTGGAPEMNPDFRWFVEEAAKAGIQDFIVRSNLTIIRANPKYYDLPDFFKKHNIHVVSSMPHWTKGKTDKQRGDGVFDKSIKALQELNDRGYGMPDSDLRLDLVYNPSGAYLPGDQASMEKEMKAALLEDFGIQFHNLFAITNLPIARFLDYLVASENYEDYMYALVEAYNPAAVANVMCTNTISISWDGWLYDCDFNQMLDLKVDNKIQHISDYNEDLLNDRKIQISQHCYGCTAGAGSSCQGVVAE
- a CDS encoding TIGR04282 family arsenosugar biosynthesis glycosyltransferase, which gives rise to MAELNGHVLKTVRKSGLDYFHITESDQHGDSFGARFSNAIQSVFEKGYEQVICVGNDTPQLTTLHIFTAVDSLATGHAVNGPSIDGGYYLMGIHAHEFDAGSFESLPWQTENLATAYRELQEDIGIISDNLEPLMDLDSASDLYQFVKGKDSRKCLINIIKHIFDENSQVYATQSDRIYQIVFSSPLNKGSPTALAA
- a CDS encoding alpha-amylase family glycosyl hydrolase, which produces MKIISFFSWRYIPALGLLILLSACSDDQTKPSKASIIQGQTLPVYANNAGVQIDVRDFLVETSQLDSITATHGLVIEKRSEFLYGVLFGSNDPFVNLVTLWTDGVRNDIPFIKKDEMTASLIYDGDAENVQIKGEFTNWSLQDLKEEDGERYYLATIPKGNFQYLFVENGVEEQLDPNDLDVVSNGMGGYNRLLRNTPSKKAPRLSLGQITEDGFTFKANEKLDQLYVLYANQKIEVQQDSLSYKVDLPKVDFTNRNNKTQLVRVYGGNLSGIANDLLIPVQDGKVVTDPDQLSRTDHHAQVLYFMMVDRFLDGDPSNSSKVDDPEVLPQANYMGGDLAGVLQKINDGYFEELGINTIWLSPITQNPEGAYGLWPEPRTKFSGYHGYWPVSNTKIDDRFGDRQLMQNIIAAAHERDINVILDYVANHVHEEHPVYQNNPDWATDLYLPDGSLNTERWDDHRLTTWFDTFMPTLDFSKPEVVEKMTDSALYWMTEYDLDGFRHDATKHVPEVYWKTLTRKIRQNTDRPFYQIGETYGSYDLIRSYLSTGMLDAQFDFNMYDSGVSAFAKADKSYSNLTQTLAKGLDYYGHHHLMGNISGNQDRARFISYASGDVSFDEDAKAAGWTRDVMMSDSTAYDRLGMLHAFNMTIPGVPVIYYGDEYGSIGANDPDNRRMMKFDDLSERELKLKELTKQLVDLRRNSISLIYGTTEIVSESNGMLFLRRTYFDEVTMIFFNENPISFNVVKKPGDDVAVKTVNAIESKTHYQVPAKNFAMVQLKNKK
- a CDS encoding alpha-amylase family glycosyl hydrolase, whose translation is MKKCIWSLFVLAMLVACKEEKPVTEETPEQQKELAATQEDLHADMENAIIYEANIRQYSPEGTFAEFTKDIPQLKELGVEVIWLMPIFPISEKNRKAEGNLLVEDIKDPEERKKYLGSYYAVADYEKINPDLGTDEDLQQLIDTAHENGMYVILDWVANHTGWDNWWINEHPEYYTKNDAGEVIHPAGTDWTDTADLNYENQELRTAMSNAMKYWVSKFNIDGYRCDVANMVPTDFWNKNNAELREMKPVFMLAESNQADLFEEAFDMGYNWGLHHIMNDLAQGETDVNELDEYMMAMDTTYQKDDYFMNFVTNHDENSWNGSVKERMGNASEAMLAMSYAVPGMPLIYSGQEYGMDKRLKFFEKDSIPKQKGKVWESMKKLTELKSNNPALHGGRNAADYQRLETNDDDNIYAFQRSKDGNKIMYVANLSEEPVSVGLMSVSGEFVNVMTDQPVTLKENQKVTLAPFEFLLLQPK
- a CDS encoding arsenosugar biosynthesis-associated peroxidase-like protein; the encoded protein is MQKTYYDPKDLKKFGKITEWSEELGTKFFDYYGKVFEEGALTAREKSLIALAVSHTVHCPYCIDAYTSDGLKRGITKEEMMEAVHVAGAIQGGATLVHGVQMMNKVNKLEM